The following are from one region of the Silene latifolia isolate original U9 population chromosome 9, ASM4854445v1, whole genome shotgun sequence genome:
- the LOC141602670 gene encoding BIIDXI-like protein At5g11420 isoform X1: MRKTDLSIPSFVFLECNANVFCLGMLPNGDFEISPSPTRLSGTKVEGANAIPKWETNGYVEYITVGAQQGDMVLVVPEGKHAVKLGNDASIRQKVEASKGAFYALTFSFARTCSQEETLLVSISPNHERDDSGVLPLQTIYNNLGYDNYAWGFLAEADVIEITLHNVGKSGEDVTCGPVIDTVALTILDPVRPTGGNLVKNGDFGEGPYVFHTSPTGVLIPPNVEDDHSPLPGWMIESQKAVKYIDSLHFYVPQGQRAVELIGGQESSIAQTIRTNPGETYVLTFLIGDAKNYCVGDLAIEAFAGKKTTKVPYKSYGKGGLTKGQLFFTADKDRTRIRFLSSYYTMTTQGSLCGPVLDDVKVLTARYHKRIHT, from the exons ATGAGAAAAACCGATTTAAGTATACCATCATTTGTGTTCTTGGAATGTAATGCAAATGTTTTTTGTTTAGGAATGCTCCCAAATGGAGATTTTGAGATAAGCCCAAGCCCAACAAGATTGAGCGGGACCAAAGTAGAAGGCGCAAATGCAATTCCTAAATGGGAAACCAATGGCTATGTAGAATACATAACCGTGGGCGCACAACAAGGTGACATGGTGCTAGTCGTTCCTGAAGGCAAGCATGCTGTCAAGCTCGGAAATGATGCGTCCATTAGGCAAAAGGTTGAGGCTTCTAAGGGCGCGTTCTATGCACTTACGTTTAGCTTTGCTAGGACCTGCTCACAAGAGGAGACCCTCTTAGTTTCCATCTCACCCAACCACGAGCGTGATGACTCCGGCGTCTTACCCCTCCAAACCATCTATAACAATCTTGGTTACGACAACTATGCTTGGGGTTTCCTCGCTGAAGCTGATGTCATTGAGATTACACTCCATAATGTTGGCAAATCGGGTGAAGATGTTACATGTGGACCCGTTATTGATACAGTTGCGCTTACTATCTTGGACCCTGTTAGGCCTACTGGAG GCAACTTGGTTAAGAATGGTGACTTTGGAGAAGGCCCTTATGTATTCCACACCTCACCAACCGGTGTCCTAATCCCTCCCAATGTCGAGGATGATCACTCTCCTTTACCAGGCTGGATGATTGAGTCCCAAAAAGCGGTCAAGTACATCGACTCCCTCCATTTCTATGTACCCCAAGGCCAAAGAGCCGTTGAGCTGATTGGAGGCCAAGAGAGCTCCATTGCCCAAACTATAAGGACTAACCCAGGGGAAACCTATGTCCTCACGTTCTTAATTGGGGACGCAAAGAATTATTGTGTGGGAGATTTGGCAATCGAGGCCTTTGCAGGGAAGAAAACTACCAAAGTCCCCTACAAGTCTTATGGTAAAGGCGGCCTTACAAAAGGGCAACTCTTCTTTACAGCCGACAAGGACCGTACCAGGATTAGGTTCCTTAGCTCATACTACACCATGACGACTCAAGGGTCTTTGTGCGGCCCTGTTCTTGACGACGTTAAGGTTCTTACTGCTCGTTACCATAAAAGAATTCATACTTAA
- the LOC141602670 gene encoding BIIDXI-like protein At5g11420 isoform X2: MKATVIFVLYLASTFCVSFGGMLPNGDFEISPSPTRLSGTKVEGANAIPKWETNGYVEYITVGAQQGDMVLVVPEGKHAVKLGNDASIRQKVEASKGAFYALTFSFARTCSQEETLLVSISPNHERDDSGVLPLQTIYNNLGYDNYAWGFLAEADVIEITLHNVGKSGEDVTCGPVIDTVALTILDPVRPTGGNLVKNGDFGEGPYVFHTSPTGVLIPPNVEDDHSPLPGWMIESQKAVKYIDSLHFYVPQGQRAVELIGGQESSIAQTIRTNPGETYVLTFLIGDAKNYCVGDLAIEAFAGKKTTKVPYKSYGKGGLTKGQLFFTADKDRTRIRFLSSYYTMTTQGSLCGPVLDDVKVLTARYHKRIHT; this comes from the exons ATGAAGGCCACCGTGATTTTTGTGCTATATTTAGCGTCTACCTTTTGTGTTTCATTTGGAG GAATGCTCCCAAATGGAGATTTTGAGATAAGCCCAAGCCCAACAAGATTGAGCGGGACCAAAGTAGAAGGCGCAAATGCAATTCCTAAATGGGAAACCAATGGCTATGTAGAATACATAACCGTGGGCGCACAACAAGGTGACATGGTGCTAGTCGTTCCTGAAGGCAAGCATGCTGTCAAGCTCGGAAATGATGCGTCCATTAGGCAAAAGGTTGAGGCTTCTAAGGGCGCGTTCTATGCACTTACGTTTAGCTTTGCTAGGACCTGCTCACAAGAGGAGACCCTCTTAGTTTCCATCTCACCCAACCACGAGCGTGATGACTCCGGCGTCTTACCCCTCCAAACCATCTATAACAATCTTGGTTACGACAACTATGCTTGGGGTTTCCTCGCTGAAGCTGATGTCATTGAGATTACACTCCATAATGTTGGCAAATCGGGTGAAGATGTTACATGTGGACCCGTTATTGATACAGTTGCGCTTACTATCTTGGACCCTGTTAGGCCTACTGGAG GCAACTTGGTTAAGAATGGTGACTTTGGAGAAGGCCCTTATGTATTCCACACCTCACCAACCGGTGTCCTAATCCCTCCCAATGTCGAGGATGATCACTCTCCTTTACCAGGCTGGATGATTGAGTCCCAAAAAGCGGTCAAGTACATCGACTCCCTCCATTTCTATGTACCCCAAGGCCAAAGAGCCGTTGAGCTGATTGGAGGCCAAGAGAGCTCCATTGCCCAAACTATAAGGACTAACCCAGGGGAAACCTATGTCCTCACGTTCTTAATTGGGGACGCAAAGAATTATTGTGTGGGAGATTTGGCAATCGAGGCCTTTGCAGGGAAGAAAACTACCAAAGTCCCCTACAAGTCTTATGGTAAAGGCGGCCTTACAAAAGGGCAACTCTTCTTTACAGCCGACAAGGACCGTACCAGGATTAGGTTCCTTAGCTCATACTACACCATGACGACTCAAGGGTCTTTGTGCGGCCCTGTTCTTGACGACGTTAAGGTTCTTACTGCTCGTTACCATAAAAGAATTCATACTTAA